The proteins below are encoded in one region of Vulpes lagopus strain Blue_001 chromosome 10, ASM1834538v1, whole genome shotgun sequence:
- the BCAR1 gene encoding breast cancer anti-estrogen resistance protein 1 isoform X1: MNYLVSAADSAGAAAESVRRRPASRRPPCLRPGRSPARSPNVLAKALYDNVAESPDELSFRKGDIMTVLERDTQGLDGWWLCSLHGRQGIVPGNRLKILVGMHDKKPAGPGPGPPVTSAQPQPGLHAPGAQYTPMLPATYQPQPDSVYLVPTPSKTQQGLYQAPGPSSQFQSPPAKQTSTFSKQMPHHPFPNPAPDLYQVPPGPGSPAQDIYQVPPSAGIGHDIYQVPPSMDARSWEGTKPPAKVVVPTRVGQGYVFEASQPEQDEYDIPRHLLAPGPQDIYDVPPVRGLLPSQYGQEVYDTPPMAVKGPNGRDPSLDVYDVPPSVEKGLPLTNHHAVYDVPPSVSKDVPDGPLLREETYDVPPAFAKAKPFDPTRHPLVLAAPPPDSLLAEDVYDVPPPAPDLYDVPPGLRRPGPGALYDVPRERLPPEAADGGVADDNVYAVPPPAEREAPMDAKRLSASSTGSTRSSQSASSLEAAVPGREPLELEVAVEALARLQQGVSATVAHLLDLAGSVSGCGSWRSTSEPLEPLLQDLRAAVAAVQGAVHELLEFARSAIGNAAHTSDRTLHAKLSRQLQKMEDVYQTLVAHGQALDSGRGAPGATPEDLDRLVACSRAVPEDAKQLASFLHGNASLLFRRTKAPGPGPEGGGPLHPNPIDKASSIQSRPLPSPPKFTSQDSPDGQYENSEGGWMEDYDYVHLQGKEEFEKTQKELLEKGNIMRQGKGQLELQQLKQFERLEQEVSRPIDHDLANWTPAQPLAPGRTGSLGPSDRQLLLFYLEQCEANLTTLTNAVDAFFTAVATNQPPKIFVAHSKFVILSAHKLVFIGDTLSRQAKAADVRSQVTHYSNLLCDLLRGIVATTKAAALQYPSPAAAQDMVDRVKELGHSTQQFRRVLGQLAAA; this comes from the exons AATGTGCTGGCCAAAGCCCTCTATGACAACGTGGCTGAGTCCCCGGATGAGCTCTCCTTCCGCAAGGGTGACATCATGACAGTGCTGGAGCGGGACACACAGGGCCTGGATGGCTGGTGGCTCTGCTCACTGCATGGGCGCCAAGGCATTGTGCCTGGGAACCGCCTTAAGATCCTGGTGGGCATGCATGACAAGAAGCCAGCAGGACCCGGACCCGGCCCACCTGTCACCtcggcccagccccagcctggcctccacGCCCCAGGTGCCCAGTACACACCCATGCTTCCTGCCACATACCAGCCCCAACCAGATAGTGTCTACCTGGTACCCACCCCCAGCAAGACTCAGCAAGGCCTCTACCAAGCCCCTGGGCCCAGCTCGCAGTTCCAGTCTCCCCCAGCCAAGCAGACATCTACATTCTCGAAGCAGATGCCCCATCACCCTTTTCCCAACCCAGCTCCGGACCTTtaccaggtgcccccagggcctggcagccCTGCCCAGGACATTTACCAGGTGCCGCCTTCTGCTGGAATAGGGCATGACATCTACCAGGTGCCCCCATCTATGGACGCACGCAGTTGGGAGGGGACGAAGCCACCAGCAAAG GTAGTGGTACCCACCCGTGTGGGGCAGGGATATGTGTTTGAGGCCTCCCAGCCAGAGCAGGACGAGTACGACATCCCACGCCACCTGCTAGCCCCGGGGCCACAGGACATCTACGACGTGCCCCCTGTTCGGGGGCTGCTTCCCAGCCAGTATGGCCAAGAG GTATATGACACGCCCCCCATGGCCGTCAAGGGTCCTAATGGCCGGGATCCATCACTGGACGTGTATGACGTGCCCCCCAGTGTGGAGAAAGGCCTGCCATTGACTAACCACCATGCG GTGTATGATGTCCCTCCATCAGTGAGCAAGGATGTGCCTGATGGCCCACTGTTGCGTGAAGAGACCTATGATGTACCCCCTGCCTTTGCCAAGGCCAAGCCCTTTGACCCGACCCGCCACCCGCTGGTCCTTGCTGCACCCCCTCCGGACTCCCTGCTGGCTGAGGATGTGTATGAtgtgcctccccctgctcctgacCTCTATGATGTGCCCCCTGGCTTGCGACGGCCTGGTCCCGGCGCCCTCTATGACGTGCCCCGTGAGCGTCTTCCTCCTGAGGCTGCTGATGGTGGCGTGGCTGACGACAATGTGTACGCAGTGCCACCGCCAGCAGAACGAGAGGCCCCGATGGATGCCAAGCGCCTGTCGGCCTCCAGTACAGGGAGCACACGCAGCAGCCAGTCAGCCTCCTCCCTGGAGGCTGCGGTGCCGGGCCGTGAGCCCTTGGAGCTGGAGGTGGCGGTGGAGGCCCTGGCACGGCTGCAACAGGGCGTGAGTGCCACCGTAGCCCACCTCCTGGACCTGGCAGGCAGCGTCAGCGGGTGCGGGAGCTGGCGTAGCACCTCCGAGCCTCTGGAGCCACTGCTGCAGGACCTGCGGGCTGCTGTGGCTGCTGTCCAGGGGGCTGTCCACGAGCTGCTGGAGTTTGCCCGCAGCGCCATAGGCAACGCTGCCCACACTTCTGACCGCACGCTGCATGCGAAGCTTAGCCGGCAACTGCAGAAGATGGAGGATGTGTACCAGACACTGGTGGCCCATGGTCAGGCCCTCGACAGTGGCCGGGGAGCCCCAGGGGCCACTCCCGAAGACCTGGACCGCCTGGTAGCCTGCTCACGGGCTGTGCCCGAGGATGCCAAGCAGCTGGCCTCCTTCTTGCATGGCAATGCCTCGCTGCTCTTTAGACGGACCAAGGCCCCTGGGCCAGGGCCTGAGGGAGGTGGTCCCCTGCACCCCAATCCCATTGACAAGGCCAGCAGCATCCAGTCCCggcctctgccctcaccccctaAGTTCACCTCCCAGGACTCCCCGGACGGGCAGTATGAGAACAGTGAGGGGGGCTGGATGGAGGATTACGACTATGTCCACCTGCAG GGGaaggaagagtttgagaagaccCAGAAGGAGCTGCTGGAGAAAGGCAACATCATGAGGCAGGGGAAGGGCCAGCTGGAGCTCCAGCAG CTGAAGCAGTTTGAGCGACTGGAGCAGGAAGTGTCACGGCCCATAGACCATGACCTGGCCAACtggaccccagcccagcccctggccccagggcGGACAGGCAGCCTGGGGCCCTCGGACCGGCAGCTGTTGCTCTTCTACCTGGAGCAGTGCGAGGCGAACCTGACCACCCTGACCAATGCGGTGGATGCCTTCTTTACCGCCGTGGCCACCAACCAGCCCCCCAAGATTTTCGTGGCACACAGCAAGTTCGTCATCCTCAGTGCCCACAAGCTGGTGTTCATTGGGGACACACTGTCACGGCAGGCCAAGGCGGCCGACGTGCGCAGCCAGGTGACCCACTACAGcaacctgctgtgtgacctcctGCGTGGCATTGTTGCCACCACCAAGGCCGCTGCCTTGCAGTACCCTTCGCCTGCCGCTGCTCAGGACATGGTGGACAGGGTCAAGGAGCTAGGGCACAGCACTCAGCAGTTCCGCCGGGTCCTGGGCCAGCTGGCTGCTGCCTGA
- the BCAR1 gene encoding breast cancer anti-estrogen resistance protein 1 isoform X2, with protein sequence MSVPNVLAKALYDNVAESPDELSFRKGDIMTVLERDTQGLDGWWLCSLHGRQGIVPGNRLKILVGMHDKKPAGPGPGPPVTSAQPQPGLHAPGAQYTPMLPATYQPQPDSVYLVPTPSKTQQGLYQAPGPSSQFQSPPAKQTSTFSKQMPHHPFPNPAPDLYQVPPGPGSPAQDIYQVPPSAGIGHDIYQVPPSMDARSWEGTKPPAKVVVPTRVGQGYVFEASQPEQDEYDIPRHLLAPGPQDIYDVPPVRGLLPSQYGQEVYDTPPMAVKGPNGRDPSLDVYDVPPSVEKGLPLTNHHAVYDVPPSVSKDVPDGPLLREETYDVPPAFAKAKPFDPTRHPLVLAAPPPDSLLAEDVYDVPPPAPDLYDVPPGLRRPGPGALYDVPRERLPPEAADGGVADDNVYAVPPPAEREAPMDAKRLSASSTGSTRSSQSASSLEAAVPGREPLELEVAVEALARLQQGVSATVAHLLDLAGSVSGCGSWRSTSEPLEPLLQDLRAAVAAVQGAVHELLEFARSAIGNAAHTSDRTLHAKLSRQLQKMEDVYQTLVAHGQALDSGRGAPGATPEDLDRLVACSRAVPEDAKQLASFLHGNASLLFRRTKAPGPGPEGGGPLHPNPIDKASSIQSRPLPSPPKFTSQDSPDGQYENSEGGWMEDYDYVHLQGKEEFEKTQKELLEKGNIMRQGKGQLELQQLKQFERLEQEVSRPIDHDLANWTPAQPLAPGRTGSLGPSDRQLLLFYLEQCEANLTTLTNAVDAFFTAVATNQPPKIFVAHSKFVILSAHKLVFIGDTLSRQAKAADVRSQVTHYSNLLCDLLRGIVATTKAAALQYPSPAAAQDMVDRVKELGHSTQQFRRVLGQLAAA encoded by the exons AATGTGCTGGCCAAAGCCCTCTATGACAACGTGGCTGAGTCCCCGGATGAGCTCTCCTTCCGCAAGGGTGACATCATGACAGTGCTGGAGCGGGACACACAGGGCCTGGATGGCTGGTGGCTCTGCTCACTGCATGGGCGCCAAGGCATTGTGCCTGGGAACCGCCTTAAGATCCTGGTGGGCATGCATGACAAGAAGCCAGCAGGACCCGGACCCGGCCCACCTGTCACCtcggcccagccccagcctggcctccacGCCCCAGGTGCCCAGTACACACCCATGCTTCCTGCCACATACCAGCCCCAACCAGATAGTGTCTACCTGGTACCCACCCCCAGCAAGACTCAGCAAGGCCTCTACCAAGCCCCTGGGCCCAGCTCGCAGTTCCAGTCTCCCCCAGCCAAGCAGACATCTACATTCTCGAAGCAGATGCCCCATCACCCTTTTCCCAACCCAGCTCCGGACCTTtaccaggtgcccccagggcctggcagccCTGCCCAGGACATTTACCAGGTGCCGCCTTCTGCTGGAATAGGGCATGACATCTACCAGGTGCCCCCATCTATGGACGCACGCAGTTGGGAGGGGACGAAGCCACCAGCAAAG GTAGTGGTACCCACCCGTGTGGGGCAGGGATATGTGTTTGAGGCCTCCCAGCCAGAGCAGGACGAGTACGACATCCCACGCCACCTGCTAGCCCCGGGGCCACAGGACATCTACGACGTGCCCCCTGTTCGGGGGCTGCTTCCCAGCCAGTATGGCCAAGAG GTATATGACACGCCCCCCATGGCCGTCAAGGGTCCTAATGGCCGGGATCCATCACTGGACGTGTATGACGTGCCCCCCAGTGTGGAGAAAGGCCTGCCATTGACTAACCACCATGCG GTGTATGATGTCCCTCCATCAGTGAGCAAGGATGTGCCTGATGGCCCACTGTTGCGTGAAGAGACCTATGATGTACCCCCTGCCTTTGCCAAGGCCAAGCCCTTTGACCCGACCCGCCACCCGCTGGTCCTTGCTGCACCCCCTCCGGACTCCCTGCTGGCTGAGGATGTGTATGAtgtgcctccccctgctcctgacCTCTATGATGTGCCCCCTGGCTTGCGACGGCCTGGTCCCGGCGCCCTCTATGACGTGCCCCGTGAGCGTCTTCCTCCTGAGGCTGCTGATGGTGGCGTGGCTGACGACAATGTGTACGCAGTGCCACCGCCAGCAGAACGAGAGGCCCCGATGGATGCCAAGCGCCTGTCGGCCTCCAGTACAGGGAGCACACGCAGCAGCCAGTCAGCCTCCTCCCTGGAGGCTGCGGTGCCGGGCCGTGAGCCCTTGGAGCTGGAGGTGGCGGTGGAGGCCCTGGCACGGCTGCAACAGGGCGTGAGTGCCACCGTAGCCCACCTCCTGGACCTGGCAGGCAGCGTCAGCGGGTGCGGGAGCTGGCGTAGCACCTCCGAGCCTCTGGAGCCACTGCTGCAGGACCTGCGGGCTGCTGTGGCTGCTGTCCAGGGGGCTGTCCACGAGCTGCTGGAGTTTGCCCGCAGCGCCATAGGCAACGCTGCCCACACTTCTGACCGCACGCTGCATGCGAAGCTTAGCCGGCAACTGCAGAAGATGGAGGATGTGTACCAGACACTGGTGGCCCATGGTCAGGCCCTCGACAGTGGCCGGGGAGCCCCAGGGGCCACTCCCGAAGACCTGGACCGCCTGGTAGCCTGCTCACGGGCTGTGCCCGAGGATGCCAAGCAGCTGGCCTCCTTCTTGCATGGCAATGCCTCGCTGCTCTTTAGACGGACCAAGGCCCCTGGGCCAGGGCCTGAGGGAGGTGGTCCCCTGCACCCCAATCCCATTGACAAGGCCAGCAGCATCCAGTCCCggcctctgccctcaccccctaAGTTCACCTCCCAGGACTCCCCGGACGGGCAGTATGAGAACAGTGAGGGGGGCTGGATGGAGGATTACGACTATGTCCACCTGCAG GGGaaggaagagtttgagaagaccCAGAAGGAGCTGCTGGAGAAAGGCAACATCATGAGGCAGGGGAAGGGCCAGCTGGAGCTCCAGCAG CTGAAGCAGTTTGAGCGACTGGAGCAGGAAGTGTCACGGCCCATAGACCATGACCTGGCCAACtggaccccagcccagcccctggccccagggcGGACAGGCAGCCTGGGGCCCTCGGACCGGCAGCTGTTGCTCTTCTACCTGGAGCAGTGCGAGGCGAACCTGACCACCCTGACCAATGCGGTGGATGCCTTCTTTACCGCCGTGGCCACCAACCAGCCCCCCAAGATTTTCGTGGCACACAGCAAGTTCGTCATCCTCAGTGCCCACAAGCTGGTGTTCATTGGGGACACACTGTCACGGCAGGCCAAGGCGGCCGACGTGCGCAGCCAGGTGACCCACTACAGcaacctgctgtgtgacctcctGCGTGGCATTGTTGCCACCACCAAGGCCGCTGCCTTGCAGTACCCTTCGCCTGCCGCTGCTCAGGACATGGTGGACAGGGTCAAGGAGCTAGGGCACAGCACTCAGCAGTTCCGCCGGGTCCTGGGCCAGCTGGCTGCTGCCTGA
- the BCAR1 gene encoding breast cancer anti-estrogen resistance protein 1 isoform X3 produces the protein MNYLNVLAKALYDNVAESPDELSFRKGDIMTVLERDTQGLDGWWLCSLHGRQGIVPGNRLKILVGMHDKKPAGPGPGPPVTSAQPQPGLHAPGAQYTPMLPATYQPQPDSVYLVPTPSKTQQGLYQAPGPSSQFQSPPAKQTSTFSKQMPHHPFPNPAPDLYQVPPGPGSPAQDIYQVPPSAGIGHDIYQVPPSMDARSWEGTKPPAKVVVPTRVGQGYVFEASQPEQDEYDIPRHLLAPGPQDIYDVPPVRGLLPSQYGQEVYDTPPMAVKGPNGRDPSLDVYDVPPSVEKGLPLTNHHAVYDVPPSVSKDVPDGPLLREETYDVPPAFAKAKPFDPTRHPLVLAAPPPDSLLAEDVYDVPPPAPDLYDVPPGLRRPGPGALYDVPRERLPPEAADGGVADDNVYAVPPPAEREAPMDAKRLSASSTGSTRSSQSASSLEAAVPGREPLELEVAVEALARLQQGVSATVAHLLDLAGSVSGCGSWRSTSEPLEPLLQDLRAAVAAVQGAVHELLEFARSAIGNAAHTSDRTLHAKLSRQLQKMEDVYQTLVAHGQALDSGRGAPGATPEDLDRLVACSRAVPEDAKQLASFLHGNASLLFRRTKAPGPGPEGGGPLHPNPIDKASSIQSRPLPSPPKFTSQDSPDGQYENSEGGWMEDYDYVHLQGKEEFEKTQKELLEKGNIMRQGKGQLELQQLKQFERLEQEVSRPIDHDLANWTPAQPLAPGRTGSLGPSDRQLLLFYLEQCEANLTTLTNAVDAFFTAVATNQPPKIFVAHSKFVILSAHKLVFIGDTLSRQAKAADVRSQVTHYSNLLCDLLRGIVATTKAAALQYPSPAAAQDMVDRVKELGHSTQQFRRVLGQLAAA, from the exons AATGTGCTGGCCAAAGCCCTCTATGACAACGTGGCTGAGTCCCCGGATGAGCTCTCCTTCCGCAAGGGTGACATCATGACAGTGCTGGAGCGGGACACACAGGGCCTGGATGGCTGGTGGCTCTGCTCACTGCATGGGCGCCAAGGCATTGTGCCTGGGAACCGCCTTAAGATCCTGGTGGGCATGCATGACAAGAAGCCAGCAGGACCCGGACCCGGCCCACCTGTCACCtcggcccagccccagcctggcctccacGCCCCAGGTGCCCAGTACACACCCATGCTTCCTGCCACATACCAGCCCCAACCAGATAGTGTCTACCTGGTACCCACCCCCAGCAAGACTCAGCAAGGCCTCTACCAAGCCCCTGGGCCCAGCTCGCAGTTCCAGTCTCCCCCAGCCAAGCAGACATCTACATTCTCGAAGCAGATGCCCCATCACCCTTTTCCCAACCCAGCTCCGGACCTTtaccaggtgcccccagggcctggcagccCTGCCCAGGACATTTACCAGGTGCCGCCTTCTGCTGGAATAGGGCATGACATCTACCAGGTGCCCCCATCTATGGACGCACGCAGTTGGGAGGGGACGAAGCCACCAGCAAAG GTAGTGGTACCCACCCGTGTGGGGCAGGGATATGTGTTTGAGGCCTCCCAGCCAGAGCAGGACGAGTACGACATCCCACGCCACCTGCTAGCCCCGGGGCCACAGGACATCTACGACGTGCCCCCTGTTCGGGGGCTGCTTCCCAGCCAGTATGGCCAAGAG GTATATGACACGCCCCCCATGGCCGTCAAGGGTCCTAATGGCCGGGATCCATCACTGGACGTGTATGACGTGCCCCCCAGTGTGGAGAAAGGCCTGCCATTGACTAACCACCATGCG GTGTATGATGTCCCTCCATCAGTGAGCAAGGATGTGCCTGATGGCCCACTGTTGCGTGAAGAGACCTATGATGTACCCCCTGCCTTTGCCAAGGCCAAGCCCTTTGACCCGACCCGCCACCCGCTGGTCCTTGCTGCACCCCCTCCGGACTCCCTGCTGGCTGAGGATGTGTATGAtgtgcctccccctgctcctgacCTCTATGATGTGCCCCCTGGCTTGCGACGGCCTGGTCCCGGCGCCCTCTATGACGTGCCCCGTGAGCGTCTTCCTCCTGAGGCTGCTGATGGTGGCGTGGCTGACGACAATGTGTACGCAGTGCCACCGCCAGCAGAACGAGAGGCCCCGATGGATGCCAAGCGCCTGTCGGCCTCCAGTACAGGGAGCACACGCAGCAGCCAGTCAGCCTCCTCCCTGGAGGCTGCGGTGCCGGGCCGTGAGCCCTTGGAGCTGGAGGTGGCGGTGGAGGCCCTGGCACGGCTGCAACAGGGCGTGAGTGCCACCGTAGCCCACCTCCTGGACCTGGCAGGCAGCGTCAGCGGGTGCGGGAGCTGGCGTAGCACCTCCGAGCCTCTGGAGCCACTGCTGCAGGACCTGCGGGCTGCTGTGGCTGCTGTCCAGGGGGCTGTCCACGAGCTGCTGGAGTTTGCCCGCAGCGCCATAGGCAACGCTGCCCACACTTCTGACCGCACGCTGCATGCGAAGCTTAGCCGGCAACTGCAGAAGATGGAGGATGTGTACCAGACACTGGTGGCCCATGGTCAGGCCCTCGACAGTGGCCGGGGAGCCCCAGGGGCCACTCCCGAAGACCTGGACCGCCTGGTAGCCTGCTCACGGGCTGTGCCCGAGGATGCCAAGCAGCTGGCCTCCTTCTTGCATGGCAATGCCTCGCTGCTCTTTAGACGGACCAAGGCCCCTGGGCCAGGGCCTGAGGGAGGTGGTCCCCTGCACCCCAATCCCATTGACAAGGCCAGCAGCATCCAGTCCCggcctctgccctcaccccctaAGTTCACCTCCCAGGACTCCCCGGACGGGCAGTATGAGAACAGTGAGGGGGGCTGGATGGAGGATTACGACTATGTCCACCTGCAG GGGaaggaagagtttgagaagaccCAGAAGGAGCTGCTGGAGAAAGGCAACATCATGAGGCAGGGGAAGGGCCAGCTGGAGCTCCAGCAG CTGAAGCAGTTTGAGCGACTGGAGCAGGAAGTGTCACGGCCCATAGACCATGACCTGGCCAACtggaccccagcccagcccctggccccagggcGGACAGGCAGCCTGGGGCCCTCGGACCGGCAGCTGTTGCTCTTCTACCTGGAGCAGTGCGAGGCGAACCTGACCACCCTGACCAATGCGGTGGATGCCTTCTTTACCGCCGTGGCCACCAACCAGCCCCCCAAGATTTTCGTGGCACACAGCAAGTTCGTCATCCTCAGTGCCCACAAGCTGGTGTTCATTGGGGACACACTGTCACGGCAGGCCAAGGCGGCCGACGTGCGCAGCCAGGTGACCCACTACAGcaacctgctgtgtgacctcctGCGTGGCATTGTTGCCACCACCAAGGCCGCTGCCTTGCAGTACCCTTCGCCTGCCGCTGCTCAGGACATGGTGGACAGGGTCAAGGAGCTAGGGCACAGCACTCAGCAGTTCCGCCGGGTCCTGGGCCAGCTGGCTGCTGCCTGA
- the BCAR1 gene encoding breast cancer anti-estrogen resistance protein 1 isoform X4, translating into MTVLERDTQGLDGWWLCSLHGRQGIVPGNRLKILVGMHDKKPAGPGPGPPVTSAQPQPGLHAPGAQYTPMLPATYQPQPDSVYLVPTPSKTQQGLYQAPGPSSQFQSPPAKQTSTFSKQMPHHPFPNPAPDLYQVPPGPGSPAQDIYQVPPSAGIGHDIYQVPPSMDARSWEGTKPPAKVVVPTRVGQGYVFEASQPEQDEYDIPRHLLAPGPQDIYDVPPVRGLLPSQYGQEVYDTPPMAVKGPNGRDPSLDVYDVPPSVEKGLPLTNHHAVYDVPPSVSKDVPDGPLLREETYDVPPAFAKAKPFDPTRHPLVLAAPPPDSLLAEDVYDVPPPAPDLYDVPPGLRRPGPGALYDVPRERLPPEAADGGVADDNVYAVPPPAEREAPMDAKRLSASSTGSTRSSQSASSLEAAVPGREPLELEVAVEALARLQQGVSATVAHLLDLAGSVSGCGSWRSTSEPLEPLLQDLRAAVAAVQGAVHELLEFARSAIGNAAHTSDRTLHAKLSRQLQKMEDVYQTLVAHGQALDSGRGAPGATPEDLDRLVACSRAVPEDAKQLASFLHGNASLLFRRTKAPGPGPEGGGPLHPNPIDKASSIQSRPLPSPPKFTSQDSPDGQYENSEGGWMEDYDYVHLQGKEEFEKTQKELLEKGNIMRQGKGQLELQQLKQFERLEQEVSRPIDHDLANWTPAQPLAPGRTGSLGPSDRQLLLFYLEQCEANLTTLTNAVDAFFTAVATNQPPKIFVAHSKFVILSAHKLVFIGDTLSRQAKAADVRSQVTHYSNLLCDLLRGIVATTKAAALQYPSPAAAQDMVDRVKELGHSTQQFRRVLGQLAAA; encoded by the exons ATGACAGTGCTGGAGCGGGACACACAGGGCCTGGATGGCTGGTGGCTCTGCTCACTGCATGGGCGCCAAGGCATTGTGCCTGGGAACCGCCTTAAGATCCTGGTGGGCATGCATGACAAGAAGCCAGCAGGACCCGGACCCGGCCCACCTGTCACCtcggcccagccccagcctggcctccacGCCCCAGGTGCCCAGTACACACCCATGCTTCCTGCCACATACCAGCCCCAACCAGATAGTGTCTACCTGGTACCCACCCCCAGCAAGACTCAGCAAGGCCTCTACCAAGCCCCTGGGCCCAGCTCGCAGTTCCAGTCTCCCCCAGCCAAGCAGACATCTACATTCTCGAAGCAGATGCCCCATCACCCTTTTCCCAACCCAGCTCCGGACCTTtaccaggtgcccccagggcctggcagccCTGCCCAGGACATTTACCAGGTGCCGCCTTCTGCTGGAATAGGGCATGACATCTACCAGGTGCCCCCATCTATGGACGCACGCAGTTGGGAGGGGACGAAGCCACCAGCAAAG GTAGTGGTACCCACCCGTGTGGGGCAGGGATATGTGTTTGAGGCCTCCCAGCCAGAGCAGGACGAGTACGACATCCCACGCCACCTGCTAGCCCCGGGGCCACAGGACATCTACGACGTGCCCCCTGTTCGGGGGCTGCTTCCCAGCCAGTATGGCCAAGAG GTATATGACACGCCCCCCATGGCCGTCAAGGGTCCTAATGGCCGGGATCCATCACTGGACGTGTATGACGTGCCCCCCAGTGTGGAGAAAGGCCTGCCATTGACTAACCACCATGCG GTGTATGATGTCCCTCCATCAGTGAGCAAGGATGTGCCTGATGGCCCACTGTTGCGTGAAGAGACCTATGATGTACCCCCTGCCTTTGCCAAGGCCAAGCCCTTTGACCCGACCCGCCACCCGCTGGTCCTTGCTGCACCCCCTCCGGACTCCCTGCTGGCTGAGGATGTGTATGAtgtgcctccccctgctcctgacCTCTATGATGTGCCCCCTGGCTTGCGACGGCCTGGTCCCGGCGCCCTCTATGACGTGCCCCGTGAGCGTCTTCCTCCTGAGGCTGCTGATGGTGGCGTGGCTGACGACAATGTGTACGCAGTGCCACCGCCAGCAGAACGAGAGGCCCCGATGGATGCCAAGCGCCTGTCGGCCTCCAGTACAGGGAGCACACGCAGCAGCCAGTCAGCCTCCTCCCTGGAGGCTGCGGTGCCGGGCCGTGAGCCCTTGGAGCTGGAGGTGGCGGTGGAGGCCCTGGCACGGCTGCAACAGGGCGTGAGTGCCACCGTAGCCCACCTCCTGGACCTGGCAGGCAGCGTCAGCGGGTGCGGGAGCTGGCGTAGCACCTCCGAGCCTCTGGAGCCACTGCTGCAGGACCTGCGGGCTGCTGTGGCTGCTGTCCAGGGGGCTGTCCACGAGCTGCTGGAGTTTGCCCGCAGCGCCATAGGCAACGCTGCCCACACTTCTGACCGCACGCTGCATGCGAAGCTTAGCCGGCAACTGCAGAAGATGGAGGATGTGTACCAGACACTGGTGGCCCATGGTCAGGCCCTCGACAGTGGCCGGGGAGCCCCAGGGGCCACTCCCGAAGACCTGGACCGCCTGGTAGCCTGCTCACGGGCTGTGCCCGAGGATGCCAAGCAGCTGGCCTCCTTCTTGCATGGCAATGCCTCGCTGCTCTTTAGACGGACCAAGGCCCCTGGGCCAGGGCCTGAGGGAGGTGGTCCCCTGCACCCCAATCCCATTGACAAGGCCAGCAGCATCCAGTCCCggcctctgccctcaccccctaAGTTCACCTCCCAGGACTCCCCGGACGGGCAGTATGAGAACAGTGAGGGGGGCTGGATGGAGGATTACGACTATGTCCACCTGCAG GGGaaggaagagtttgagaagaccCAGAAGGAGCTGCTGGAGAAAGGCAACATCATGAGGCAGGGGAAGGGCCAGCTGGAGCTCCAGCAG CTGAAGCAGTTTGAGCGACTGGAGCAGGAAGTGTCACGGCCCATAGACCATGACCTGGCCAACtggaccccagcccagcccctggccccagggcGGACAGGCAGCCTGGGGCCCTCGGACCGGCAGCTGTTGCTCTTCTACCTGGAGCAGTGCGAGGCGAACCTGACCACCCTGACCAATGCGGTGGATGCCTTCTTTACCGCCGTGGCCACCAACCAGCCCCCCAAGATTTTCGTGGCACACAGCAAGTTCGTCATCCTCAGTGCCCACAAGCTGGTGTTCATTGGGGACACACTGTCACGGCAGGCCAAGGCGGCCGACGTGCGCAGCCAGGTGACCCACTACAGcaacctgctgtgtgacctcctGCGTGGCATTGTTGCCACCACCAAGGCCGCTGCCTTGCAGTACCCTTCGCCTGCCGCTGCTCAGGACATGGTGGACAGGGTCAAGGAGCTAGGGCACAGCACTCAGCAGTTCCGCCGGGTCCTGGGCCAGCTGGCTGCTGCCTGA
- the LOC121500961 gene encoding chymotrypsinogen B2-like, with translation MAFLWVVLGFLLFGSSSGCGVPAIHPQLSGLSRIINGEDAVPNSWPWQVSLQTSSGFHFCGGSLISQHWVVTAAHCGVRKSHLVVAGVSDHSSTEEAVQVLPIAEVFEHPLWGQDLGPYDIALLKLAAPALLSATASPVCLPSANASFPAGSLCATTGWGRTRYNCECPGGFRQAGSFGSSAEAQARPLRVINLFL, from the exons ATGGCCTTTCTCTGGGTTGTCCTTGGCTTTCTTCTCTTTGGCAGCAGCTCAG GCTGTGGGGTCCCTGCCATCCACCCCCAGCTGAGTGGCTTGTCCCGGATCATCAATGGAGAGGATGCTGTCCCCAACTCCTGGCCCTGGCAGGTGTCCCTGCAG ACTAGCTCCGGCTTCCACTTCTGCGGGGGCTCCCTCATCAGCCAGCACTGGGTGGTCACGGCCGCCCACTGCGGGGTCAG GAAGAGCCACCTGGTGGTGGCTGGGGTGTCTGACCACAGCTCTACGGAGGAGGCCGTGCAGGTGTTGCCCATCGCTGAG GTTTTCGAGCACCCCCTGTGGGGCCAGGATCTGGGCCCCTACGACATCGCGCTGCTGAAGCTGGCCGCACCCGCCCTGCTCTCGGCCACCGCGTCCCCCGTGTGCCTGCCCAGCGCCAACGCCAGCTTCCCCGCGGGCTCCCTCTGCGCCACCACGGGCTGGGGCAGGACCCGGTACAACTGTGAGTGTCCCGGGGGCTTCCGGCAGGCAGGCTCCTTCGGCTCCAGTGCTGAAGCCCAAGCACGTCCACTGCGAGTcataaatctatttctttaa